In a genomic window of Pontibacter liquoris:
- the greA gene encoding transcription elongation factor GreA: MSNISYYTAEGLQKLKDELAELKTKGRAEVARQLAEARDKGDLSENAEYDAAKDAQGHLELKISKMEEIVGNARLIDESNLDASKALILSKVKIKNLKNNMVLDYTLVAEEEANLAAGKISVKSPIGKGLLGKSVGDVADITVPAGKLQFEILDISR, encoded by the coding sequence ATGAGCAACATTTCGTATTACACAGCAGAGGGTTTACAGAAACTCAAGGATGAATTAGCTGAGCTCAAAACAAAAGGCCGTGCGGAAGTGGCACGCCAGTTAGCAGAGGCCCGCGATAAAGGCGACCTAAGCGAAAACGCCGAGTATGATGCCGCCAAAGACGCGCAGGGGCACCTGGAGCTGAAGATCTCTAAGATGGAAGAGATTGTGGGCAACGCCCGCCTTATTGATGAGTCGAACCTGGATGCGAGCAAGGCGCTCATCCTGTCGAAGGTGAAGATCAAGAACCTGAAAAATAACATGGTGCTCGATTATACCCTGGTAGCTGAAGAAGAGGCTAACCTGGCGGCGGGCAAGATCTCTGTGAAATCGCCTATCGGTAAAGGCCTGTTAGGCAAATCAGTGGGTGATGTAGCCGATATAACGGTACCGGCCGGCAAACTGCAGTTCGAGATCCTGGACATTAGCCGCTAA
- a CDS encoding HIT family protein, which produces MEASLFSKIVTGDIPAYKVAESDDFLAFLDVFPTAKGHTLVIPKQQVDYIFDLDDALYLGLMAFAKKVAHAVEAAVDCKRIGVAVVGLEVPHAHVHLIPINSMQDMNFSNKKQFSKEEFEKVAASIRAAYQD; this is translated from the coding sequence ATGGAAGCTTCGCTATTTTCAAAGATCGTAACCGGCGACATTCCCGCGTACAAAGTGGCGGAGAGCGATGACTTTCTGGCTTTCCTGGACGTATTCCCGACGGCTAAAGGCCATACGCTGGTAATACCCAAGCAGCAGGTCGATTATATTTTTGACCTGGATGATGCCCTGTACCTGGGCCTGATGGCTTTCGCCAAAAAAGTAGCGCATGCTGTAGAAGCAGCGGTAGATTGCAAGCGCATCGGAGTGGCGGTGGTTGGCCTGGAAGTGCCCCATGCGCATGTGCACTTGATTCCCATCAACAGCATGCAGGATATGAACTTCAGCAACAAAAAGCAGTTCAGCAAAGAGGAGTTCGAAAAAGTAGCCGCCAGCATTCGCGCTGCTTACCAGGACTAG